Genomic DNA from Frondihabitans sp. PAMC 28766:
CCAATCGGATGTTCGCACGAGACGCACCTCGACCTCCAGGTCTGCCGGGTGTCCGAGGGTTCCGGCGGGGAACGCGATGTAGGTCGCTGCTTCACCATCCGGCGAAGGGTGCGGAAACCAGTCGACCGTCTCGCTCGTCACGAGGTGCTCGACGTCGCCGCCTGCGTCGGAGATCCGCGCGAGTTGGGCATGCCCCGGCTCGACAGTGAAGCCCTCGGTGTTGAAGTAGATCCAGGCATCGTCGGCCGACCACTCCGGCCCGTCGATGTGCCTCGGGCCGGTTTCGACCTGATACCCCGGTTGCCCATCGCCCTTCGACACGATCAGACGCCCGGGCTCTTCGAAACCGCCCAGCTCGACATAGGCGAGACGACTCGCGTCCGCGCTGACGCCGTGCAGGAAGTGCCAGTTGCCGTCGTCGGGCGACACGCCTGTGACGGCGCCGCCCGTCAGAGAACCTCGGTAGATGTGCCCATCCATCGCAGACATGAACACCCACTCCCCGTCCCGAGAGAGGACATGGTCGTTGTTGATGGCCGGCAACCCGTCGAAGACCACCTCGTGCAGAGCCTCCGGCTTCTCGACATCGAGCCGCCACAGCTTCCCGTTGCCATTGAGATACAGAGAGCGCCCGTCGGCCGACCAGTTCGGAGCCTCGATCAGCATCGACCCCGTCTCGAACAGGAGCGACGCAGGGCCGCCGTCGGCGGAAGCCACCCAGACGCGAGAGTGCTGACCCGGTGCAAGCGTCCTGTAATCCATGACGGCACCCTACCAAGGATTGGTTAGCACGAGCTAAGCTTTCATCATGATCCAGCACACGGTGTGTTTCACCCTTGTTCATCCGACCGGCAGCGACGCCGAGCGCGACTTCCTGACGACGGCTGCCGCGGTCCTTCCGAACGTCCCCGGCGTCACCGGTTTCCGCATCGCCCGTCAGGTCGGCTCGCAGAGCGACCTGCGGTGGCAGTTCTCGATGGACTTCCCGGACTCCGCCACGTACGCGGCCTACGACGCCCACCCCGACCACCGCGGCTTCGTCGAGAGCCGATGGATTGCCGAGGTCTCCTCCTTCACGGAATTCGATTTCGAGCCCTACGACGGGGCTGCCGCGTGAGCGGGTACGTGTTCCCCGACAGCTCGCCCGCTCCTCTTCGCGGCGGTGCCGTCCTGCGCTGGGGTGTCGTCGGTACCGGTGAGATCGCCGGGGACTTCATCGATGCCGTGCATGCCCACACCGACCAGCGCATCGTCGCGGTCGCGTCGCGGTCCGCCGAGCGCGGTGCGGCCTTCGCCGCAGCGCACGGCGTC
This window encodes:
- a CDS encoding biopolymer transporter Tol → MDYRTLAPGQHSRVWVASADGGPASLLFETGSMLIEAPNWSADGRSLYLNGNGKLWRLDVEKPEALHEVVFDGLPAINNDHVLSRDGEWVFMSAMDGHIYRGSLTGGAVTGVSPDDGNWHFLHGVSADASRLAYVELGGFEEPGRLIVSKGDGQPGYQVETGPRHIDGPEWSADDAWIYFNTEGFTVEPGHAQLARISDAGGDVEHLVTSETVDWFPHPSPDGEAATYIAFPAGTLGHPADLEVEVRLVRTSDWTTPIATYPVFGGQGTLNVNSWSPDSGRFAFVSYPVRP
- a CDS encoding Dabb family protein, with the translated sequence MIQHTVCFTLVHPTGSDAERDFLTTAAAVLPNVPGVTGFRIARQVGSQSDLRWQFSMDFPDSATYAAYDAHPDHRGFVESRWIAEVSSFTEFDFEPYDGAAA